From a single Nostoc edaphicum CCNP1411 genomic region:
- a CDS encoding type II toxin-antitoxin system RelE/ParE family toxin, which produces MKFIVIHTEARKELDTAIAYYEAQKVGLGLDLLSELEKVILKIQQNPNLGTPHKIEGIRRYTIQRFPYLIFYTVLEEVIWVIAIAHGKRKPNYWKERNIEI; this is translated from the coding sequence GTGAAGTTTATTGTTATTCACACCGAAGCTCGAAAGGAGCTTGACACTGCAATAGCTTACTATGAAGCTCAAAAAGTAGGCTTGGGACTAGATTTACTGTCTGAATTGGAAAAAGTTATTCTTAAAATTCAGCAAAACCCCAATTTAGGAACCCCACACAAGATTGAAGGAATACGTCGTTATACTATTCAACGTTTTCCCTATCTGATTTTTTATACGGTGCTTGAAGAAGTAATTTGGGTTATTGCTATCGCGCATGGTAAGCGCAAACCGAATTACTGGAAAGAAAGAAATATTGAAATTTAA
- a CDS encoding type II toxin-antitoxin system Phd/YefM family antitoxin, with protein sequence MIRIPLTEAQLRLPELIASLQPGEEVQIFSGDVSRQAAARLRTVARLIGELQPPRKPRQPGSAIGTLTIVSEDETHLEDFHDYMP encoded by the coding sequence ATGATACGGATTCCATTAACAGAAGCTCAACTTCGTTTACCCGAACTGATTGCAAGTCTGCAACCCGGTGAAGAAGTACAGATTTTTTCTGGTGATGTCTCACGACAAGCCGCTGCGCGTCTACGCACTGTCGCCAGACTGATTGGCGAACTCCAACCACCCCGCAAGCCTCGCCAGCCCGGTAGTGCGATCGGAACCCTAACCATCGTGTCTGAAGACGAAACGCACTTGGAAGACTTTCACGACTACATGCCATGA
- a CDS encoding aldo/keto reductase — protein MQTLQKLFLPSMGCGTWAWGNQLLWGYDESMDDQLQAVFNLCVSNGVTLFDTGDSYGTGRLNGRSELLLGRFNREYVGSDKENICIATKLAAYPWRWTRQSMVRACKSSAQRLGRNVDLVQMHWSTANYAPWQEEGLLDGLADVYEQGLVKGVGLSNYGPKRLKKVQKKFAERGVPIATLQVQYSLLSTYPVTQLKLKDLCDEFGIKLIAYSPLALGILTGKYSEQGPLPKGIRGLLFRQILPGMRSLLGCLREVAQSRNKTMSQVAINWCISKGTIPIPGAKSVEQARENLGALGWQLDASEIAELDSAAANADKKMVQNIFQTK, from the coding sequence ATGCAGACTCTCCAAAAACTCTTCCTCCCAAGTATGGGCTGCGGGACTTGGGCCTGGGGCAATCAACTGCTTTGGGGATATGACGAAAGTATGGATGACCAGTTGCAAGCTGTCTTTAACCTTTGTGTAAGCAACGGTGTAACTTTATTTGATACAGGTGATTCCTATGGAACTGGGAGATTGAATGGTCGCAGTGAGTTACTCCTGGGACGATTCAACCGTGAATATGTAGGATCAGACAAAGAAAATATTTGTATTGCTACTAAGCTTGCTGCTTACCCGTGGAGATGGACACGCCAATCAATGGTAAGGGCTTGTAAGTCATCTGCTCAACGCCTGGGAAGAAATGTCGATTTGGTACAGATGCACTGGTCTACAGCGAATTATGCCCCTTGGCAAGAGGAAGGGCTGTTAGATGGTCTTGCCGATGTATATGAGCAAGGACTGGTCAAGGGAGTGGGACTATCCAATTATGGGCCCAAACGGCTTAAGAAAGTGCAGAAAAAGTTTGCTGAACGAGGCGTTCCGATTGCAACTCTGCAAGTTCAATACTCTCTGTTATCTACATATCCTGTGACTCAACTCAAGCTCAAAGACCTTTGTGATGAGTTCGGAATTAAATTGATTGCCTACAGCCCTCTAGCTTTGGGAATACTGACAGGAAAATACTCTGAGCAAGGCCCTTTGCCCAAAGGCATCAGAGGTCTGTTATTTAGGCAGATATTACCAGGAATGCGATCGCTGTTGGGATGTTTGCGAGAGGTGGCACAGTCTAGAAACAAAACCATGTCACAGGTAGCAATTAATTGGTGCATCTCTAAAGGAACCATTCCCATCCCTGGAGCCAAGAGCGTCGAACAAGCGAGGGAGAATCTTGGTGCGTTGGGTTGGCAATTAGACGCCAGTGAGATTGCAGAGTTGGATAGTGCAGCGGCAAATGCCGACAAAAAAATGGTACAAAATATCTTTCAAACTAAGTAA
- a CDS encoding addiction module protein: MSETAEKLKLELSQLSTEERAEIAYFLIHSLDEGIDDNLETAWDTELTQRLEDISRKTAIGEPSSQVFSELREKYS; the protein is encoded by the coding sequence ATGAGTGAAACTGCCGAAAAACTTAAACTCGAACTTTCTCAGCTTTCTACAGAAGAACGTGCTGAAATTGCCTACTTTTTAATTCATTCTCTAGATGAGGGTATAGATGATAATCTAGAAACTGCTTGGGATACGGAATTAACTCAACGGTTGGAAGATATTAGTCGCAAAACAGCTATTGGAGAACCATCATCTCAAGTTTTTTCTGAGTTACGAGAAAAGTATTCGTGA